A genomic stretch from Sulfurihydrogenibium azorense Az-Fu1 includes:
- a CDS encoding type II toxin-antitoxin system VapC family toxin, whose translation MKYLVDTNIWLEVLLDQEKSEVASNFLENINSDLLAISDFSLHSILLILAKFKKFDQAILFLEDLINSEVNILSVYPKDMKKVIEVIKEYNLDFDDAYQYFLAKNYNLILVSFDKDFDKTNIYRKTPEDITKEGE comes from the coding sequence ATGAAATACTTAGTTGATACTAATATTTGGCTTGAAGTTTTACTTGATCAAGAAAAAAGTGAAGTAGCTTCCAATTTCTTAGAGAATATAAATTCAGACTTACTTGCGATTTCGGATTTTTCTTTACATTCTATTTTACTAATACTCGCAAAATTTAAAAAATTCGATCAGGCAATTTTATTTTTAGAAGATTTAATTAATTCTGAGGTTAATATTTTGTCCGTTTATCCTAAAGATATGAAAAAAGTAATAGAAGTTATAAAAGAATATAATCTAGACTTTGATGATGCTTATCAGTATTTCCTTGCTAAAAATTATAACTTAATTTTAGTAAGCTTTGATAAAGATTTTGATAAAACAAACATTTATAGAAAAA
- a CDS encoding DUF2281 domain-containing protein: MKTIKDQELISLIESLPDSMKKEVKDFVEYLLYKSRKKQNLKLSWKGGLSEYKDRFTSLELEKKALEWRIHP; encoded by the coding sequence ATGAAAACTATAAAAGATCAAGAGTTAATAAGCTTAATAGAAAGCTTACCGGATAGTATGAAGAAAGAAGTGAAAGACTTTGTAGAGTATTTATTATATAAATCCAGAAAAAAGCAGAATTTAAAACTTAGTTGGAAAGGAGGACTATCTGAATATAAAGATAGATTTACATCATTAGAACTTGAAAAGAAAGCTTTAGAATGGAGAATACATCCTTAA